A single genomic interval of Vanessa atalanta chromosome 12, ilVanAtal1.2, whole genome shotgun sequence harbors:
- the LOC125067696 gene encoding uncharacterized protein LOC125067696 has translation MGSVQEEKPAESAAKTHVRELRNTELVSRLLAATPPYLYSALPLQPHAFFFSEMLRSFVNARHGCRPPHYHRRFKRRSHKYFAENETEWRRDWTKQEEDKKEPEMRPEVPLELTVDKQPRSCDQSPRRLSPKAEVPKSSSPGPPGRQSTFVDVGTEELPKPAPCVVRNPVETNAVPPSNLILPPPPPMWYPPLYNPQFGVDPLNFFIDLRVSGHIYDRKRAMSEAVDPNSVSEVRNDEPNLEKRLGKDFGQKPRHLSAFSVPVRSNHSQTDGPDKFFERSNRFLGKPNGTSYIMRNLKSVYENLHSIDHKEDIKDKNEEAKGESSDLEEDIMD, from the coding sequence ATGGGCTCCGTACAAGAAGAAAAGCCCGCGGAAAGTGCAGCTAAGACACACGTGCGGGAGCTACGGAACACTGAACTTGTTTCCCGTTTGTTAGCAGCCACACCTCCATATCTTTACAGCGCTTTACCTCTCCAGCCGCATGCATTTTTCTTTAGCGAAATGCTTCGGTCGTTTGTTAACGCTCGTCATGGCTGTCGACCACCGCATTATCATCGTCGCTTCAAGCGTCGTTCTCATAAATACTTTGCTGAAAACGAAACAGAATGGCGACGTGACTGGACTAAGCAAGAGGAGGATAAGAAGGAACCCGAAATGCGGCCTGAAGTTCCACTCGAGCTGACCGTAGATAAACAACCGAGATCTTGCGATCAGTCCCCAAGAAGATTATCACCAAAAGCTGAAGTTCCCAAGTCAAGCAGTCCTGGACCTCCTGGAAGACAGTCTACATTTGTCGATGTTGGTACAGAGGAACTTCCCAAGCCAGCACCATGTGTTGTGAGGAATCCAGTTGAGACTAACGCTGTTCCTCCTTCAAATTTGATATTACCACCTCCACCACCGATGTGGTACCCACCGCTTTACAATCCTCAATTTGGAGTAGATCCGTTAAATTTCTTCATTGATTTACGCGTCTCTGGTCATATTTACGACAGGAAAAGAGCCATGTCAGAAGCAGTAGATCCTAACAGTGTCTCTGAAGTTAGGAATGATGAACCTAATTTGGAAAAAAGACTCGGAAAGGACTTTGGACAGAAACCTCGTCATTTGTCTGCTTTTTCGGTCCCCGTTCGATCAAATCATAGCCAAACTGATGGACCAGACAAATTCTTTGAGCGCAGTAACAGATTTCTAGGTAAACCAAATGGGACATCGTACATAatgagaaatttaaaaagtgtgtATGAAAATCTGCACTCTATTGATCATAAGGAAGACATAAAAGACAAAAACGAAGAGGCCAAAGGTGAATCATCCGATTTGGAAGAAGATATTATGGACTGA